The following is a genomic window from Burkholderia oklahomensis C6786.
GCGCGCCGATCAGTATCTGCGCGAAGGCTGGCTGACGCGCGCGTTCGCGCAGGCGCGCGTGCCGCCCGGCTTCGCCGCCGACGGCGTCGTGCTCGGCAGCGCGGAGATGGGGCCGCTCGCGAACGGCGCGCGCGCGATCGCGCTCGTCAATCCCGCGCAGTTCATCCGCGAGGCGCGGCTCGTGCAGCCGGTGTCGCTGCGCGAGCAGAATCCCGCGCTCGCCCACGTGATCGACGTCGAGAACGACATCGTCAAGGCAGCCGACCGGCTGCGTCCGCACGCGGGCACGCCCGCGCTCGCGACCGCGTTTCCGTCAGGGCCGTTCGGCACGTCGGTGAAGACCGCGATGCAGGTGCTCGCCGCGTGCGACACGCCGCAGCGCACGCCGATGCCGGGGCAGGGCATCGCGGTGCTGCGCCTCACGCTGAGCGGCTTCGACACGCACCAGAACCAGCCCGGCCAGCAGGCGGGTTTGCTGAAGCAGTTGGCGGAAGGGCTCGTCGCGATGCGCTCGGCACTGACCGAGCTCGGGCGCTGGAACGACACGCTCGTGATGACGTATGCGGAATTCGGCCGGCGCGCGCGGGAGAACCAGAGCAACGGCACCGATCACGGCACGGCCGCGCCGCATTTCGTGATGGGCGGGCGCGTGCGCGGCGGCCTGTATGGCGCGCCGCCCGCGCTCGCGCGGCTCGACGGCAACGGCAACCTGCCCGTCGCGGTCGACTTCCGTCAGCTTTATGCGACGGTGCTCGGCCCGTGGTGGGGACTCGACGCGACGAGCGTCCTGCAGCAGCGCTTCGAGCCGCTGCCGTTGTTGCGCGCGTGACGGGCGGCGCGCGTCAGCGGCGCCGCGCGGCGCGCCACGCGATCCACAGCTTGCGGATCGGCGTGAGCGCGAGCCGCTGGTGCAGCACCTGGAAGCCGTCGCGCTCGATCTCGTCGAGCACCGCGAGCGCGAGCGCGCCGAGCGCGCGCAGCGTGCGCTGCGCGCGGCGCTCGTCGGCGGGGATGCCGGACAGCGATGTGTTGAGCGCATCGCGCGCACGCGATGCCTGGAAGCGCATCAGCTCGGTGTATGCGGAGCTGTAGCGGCGGTTGAGGAGGTCGGCCGCCGTCACGCCGTAGCGCTGCAGTTCGTCGATCGGAATGTAGATGCGGCCTTGGCGCGCGTCCTGCCCCAGATCCTGCACGAATTGCGCGAGCGTCAGCGCGTGCCCGAGCGGCTGCGCCCAGCGCGCGCCGTCCGCGGCCGGCCGGCTCGCGCTCGCGCGCGCGACGAGCTCCGCGAACGTGCCGCCCGTGTGGTCGACGTAGCGGCGCAGGTTCGCGAAGTCCAGATAGCGCGCCTGCTCGAGATCCATCCCGTAGCCGGCGACGAGCGTCTGCAGCGCGTCGGCTTCGCGTGCGATGTCCGGATGGTGCGCGGCGAGCGCCTGCGATACCGGATGCGACGGATTGCCGGCCGCGAGTGCGGCGAGTTCCTTCTGCCACCACGCGAGCTTCGTGTGGCCGATGGTCGGATCGCTGACTTCCTTCACGGTCTGTTCGAGCTCGCGTCGCAGCGCGAAAAGCGCGGCGACGAGCGGCTGGCGCGCGAGCGGCGCCTGGCGCAGCGCATAGTAGATGCTGGAGCCGGGCGGTGCGGCTTTCTGCTGGCAGTATTCGTCGAAATTCACGGGGACGGGAACGAGTGGGGCGAGATCGGCTCGGACGGGCGCGGGGCCGTTCGACGGCACGGCGTCGCGGCCGCCGCGCGCGGACATCGGCGAATTTTAGCATCGCGGCAAGGGAAAGGCCGGCCGCTAGAGACAAGCGTAGGGAGATCGGTTAGAATCTCGCGCTCGCGCTTTTCGGGCGGTCGCGGCAGCGACGCGCAGGCCCGTTCGGCGCAGCATTTTTCGCGTGCGTGAGTGGCGAAATTGGTAGACGCACCAGGTTTAGGTCCTGACGCCCGCAAGGGTGTGCCGGTTCGAGTCCGGCCTCACGCACCATCAAGTATCTTCAAGCGACACCATAAGGCACCATAAGGCATTTGTTTTCAATGACTTGCGTTGCTTTTCGGGCCTGCCTCTCCCCTCCAAAGCATCACTCTAAAACACGCTAAATTACGCCTCACTACGCATAAATTACGCAGAGGGCTACGCATGGCGTCGTTCAGAAAGACAGCGGCTGGTGGCTGGCGCGCGGAGGTCTACGTTAAAAGCGTGCGGGATTCAGCCGTTCGTGACACGAGGCGCAAGCTTGGGCGCTTAAGCGCGAGACTGAATTGAGGTCGATCGCGACCGGGCAAGGCAGCAAGACCCATACGGTTGGTGACGTGCTTGCGGAGTACCGCGATAAGGTAAGTCCTAAAAGCGTGGCGAGCAGTGGGAGCGCTTTCGCCTTGCTCTGATCGGCCGAAAAAAAATCAATGGACGGCCCCCTTCGCCGAAATTCGCCTCGCCGATCTGAAGCCTGCGCACGTTGCTGCATGGCGTGACGAGCGCTTGAAAGAAGTATCGCCGGCAAGCGTTAACCGTGAAATGACCCTGTTGTCTCATGCGCTCGACACTGCGCGCAAAGAATGGGGTTGGCTTGCATCGTCACCCATGAAGGAGATCAAGCGACCAACGCCTGGGCCCGGCCGCGAACGCCTTATCTCACAGTCCGAAATTGACGCGATGACACTTGCGCTTGGATTTCAGGATGGCATGCCAGTCCGGTTCGCATCGCATCGCAGTGCGTTGCCGTTGCGTTCTTGTTTGCGATCGAAACCGCCATGCGCTCCGGGGAGATTATTGGGCTACGATCGGCCGCACACGCTGTTCTACGTTGACCCGCCGTACTTCGAGACGGAAGGGTACGGCGTCGCGTTTCCGTTCTCGGAGTACGAGAAGATGGCCGAGCGGTTGCGATCGATCAAGGGACGGGCGATCGTCAGCCCGAATGACCATCCGGAGATTCGGCGGGTGTTCGACGGCTTTCACATCAAGAGCGCGCCGATTCAGTGCACGGTGGGCGGGGGGAAGGGCGTCGAGCGTCGCGAGCTGGTTATTTCCAGTTGGAACGATTCAGCCGAGCCGGCCGAGTTGTTTTGATGAATGCAGCCGGCGCGATAATCGCGCCGGTTGGCTCAGATATCTACGTAGGCGGGGAGCAGGTCTTGATCGACGAGCCGGATCTCGATGCGGTTCGCGATCGCGATGTGCTCGGGGTTGTCGACCGAGAACGGGGCGTCCGTGACGCTGACGATGATCGTGCCGGTCTGTTTACCTTTGGCGGGTACGGGAATCAGCGCGCGGGCCTCGGGAACCTGCTGTTGCGTGATGATCTTCGGCAAATAGAGCATCCAGCCGACGCCGGGCTTGTCGTCGAAAACTTGCTTGTCGACATACCCGAACGGCTCGACGGTGACGTAAGCCGGGGACGTCAGTTGAGTGATGTCTCTGACGACGTCTATCGCTTGGTCGGCACTAAATACGGACTCGTCATTGAAATCCGCTTCAATCTTCTTCGGGCGTTCCTTTGCGGCAACGAGAAAGGTCAGAGTTGCGCCGGTACTCTCATCGTCGCCTCCGTCCCAAAGCGATATGATTTGCGGCTGATGGGGCGCATCCGAAAACTCCGTCCTCAGGACAGCTAGCGCGGGCGTGGTCGGCTTCCAGTTTTCGAAGGCGGGGTAAAGGTGCGCTTCCTCTTTCGTATCGCCAGTCAAGTACCATGTCGATAGAGCGGGGGCACGTGCGTGAATCGCCTTTGCAATCGCTCCGAGTTGCTCGAAAACCACGGGCAAATCAGCCGCGTCGTGCAGAGGATCTCTGAATCGGGACGTAATTTTCATGTTCAACCAGTAACAACGAAAGGAATGCCATTTTCCGCGAGCGTGGTCCGAAAATAGGACATCGTGAGCGGTGTTTGGAAATAGTACTTCAGCTTCGTCGGTGGGTTCGCGTGTATCACCATCGCTCGCACCTCGATCTCGCGAGTAATTTTGCTGAACCCCTTGAACCACCTGAAAGGCTTCTTCGTACTGCGACTGAAGAACTGGTCATAGTCGCCTTTTGCTTCCTGTAGCAGACATTCGTCGCTCCGAAAGCCGTCGAAGTCGACGTTGTACCAGTTCCATTCCTCGCTCCACCCTTCCTCGACGCTGTAGGGGCGGCCGGTGATTCTTCCTTGATACTCTCGAGGCTCTCGATTCATCCGGTAGCGGCGGCGCACAGGAGTGCCCGTTTGTTCGGGCGGGCACTTCTTGCAGCTCTCTCCGGTGCGCGGCAAAGCCCGCACATCCGGCGTCGCCTTGCTGTCTTCCTTCGGCGTGTCACCCGACAGACTCGCCGTTCCCGCCGCCGTCGCCCCGCCCAACAAGGCGACGCCAACGCGCGCCAAGATCGGACCAAGCTCCACCGCCGCCGCTTCCACGATCGGAACCACCAATCCCGCCATGTTCCAGCCCTCCGTCTGGGTGTTCGATGCGCCATCTGATGACGCGTAGATAATCATGAAAACGCGCGTCGGCCGAGCGGCCGGGGCGCATGATCCACGCCTTCGTCGCGGGCTTTTCGTAGAAGCCTGGCGCATACGCCTCGAGCCTCAGAAACGCGACGATATTTTCGTCTTTCTGAATACCGAACGCGCGTGCGGCGCGATACGCGGTCCAAAGCCGGGACGACAGGCTGCCGTCATCGGCGAACGCCGGATTCTCCTTCACGAGATCCTGCCGAACGCGCTCGACGAAGCCGCGCTCGTCGATTTCCGCCAGTCCGGCGACCTGTTCAGCGGTCAGTTCAAGCATGCGGATGCACTCCGGTCAGCCGTCCGTCGATCTCGACGAGCCAGTCGTACGTCGCGACGAAGAATTGCGTGCGCTGCGGGGCGCTCATTACGCGCGCGATGTCGGGCATGATGCGCGCGTCGTAGAACCGGAGCAGCGCCGTGTGACCGTTCGGGAGCCGCACGTCGAGGTGCTCGCGCAGCTCGGCGGCCAGCCGCTCGAACGGATATGCGCTGATCAGCCACGACATGCCGACCGGCCCGGCCGCGAGCTCGGCCAGCACGCGCCGGATCGACCCCGGCGCGAGCGCGTAGTCGATCAGCCACGGGCCGTGATCGGCGAGCGACGCGTCGGGCGTGCCGTCGAAGAGCGCAATCGAATAGTTCGCGCGACGCAGCGGCGGGGCGTCTGACGCCTCGGCGAAGAGCAGCGCGTCGACCACCGCGAAGAGCCGCGCAGGCAGTGTGATTTGCTGGCGGCGCATCTCGAAATGCGCTTCGATGGTCGGCGGCGTCATGGTCATCCGCGTGCGACCATCGTCGCGGCATTCTTCGCCGCCGCCTTCAGGCATTCGAGGCAGAGCGTAGGGGAAGGGGCGACCGCGGCCGTCGCTGCGGCCACCGATCCGCCGGGCGAACCACCATCCCCGCGTTCGCCCGAGCCGACATCGTCGATCGTTCCCGTGCCCTGCGACGCGATCAGCTCCGCGCCGCAGGCCGTGCGCATGCCCTCGACGGCGGTGTCGCGGTCGCCAATCGTGTGCGGGTAGCGGCGTCCGAGCAGATCGGGGAGGATCGGGAAAACGCCTTTGCAGCGCGGGCAAAGTACCTTGTGGCCGACGCCGGCCACATTGCGTCCGTTGAGCGTGAACGTCGGCGAGCCTTCGAGCACCTTGCCGCCGTGCGTCGTCGTGTCGCCGACGCAGATGATCGCGCGCTTGACCACAGGGCCCTCTCATGGGAATTTGCGTGCGAATTTACCATTGAGGATGCCCGGCGGACGACTGTTACGGTTGTGCAGCCGCAACACCTGCCAGTTCTGTCAGTTGCGTGGTGTCTCGCGGTACTGAGCAGAGGAGCGTTGTACTCGTCATAGATCGAACGGGCATCCCAAAGCAGCGTTACCCACTGGTCCTTGACCGTGATGCACGCCGATCGAACATTCGACCTTATGGGTGTGGCCGTATGCGCTCTATGGCTGCCCAACCGAATTTGTACAACTCGTTTCGGCGCAGATCGCGCAGTCTTTGGAAAGGCCTATGTGGGTCTAATTTCCCTTCCTCGTTGGTCGACCGTCGTACCAATCTGGGATCTTCGCGAGCGGCTTTCGCAACTTTGAACGTGCCGTAGCCGCAGGTAAGCGACGCTGCTGAAGTGAAGATCGGACAAACCCACTTCATGTTCGCGATCAGTCGCCACAATTCGCGGGCAATGGTGTGCTGACGGCTGCAACAGCGCGGAGTGGCGAATCGGTTCATTCATTGGGGAACCGATTCGCATGACATGCGCTTATGGGATTGTAATGCCGTGATTATCACTTTCTCCGGTCACGCCCGATTGATTCCCACTGTGGAGCAGCCCCCGCGAAAACCGGACACGTGGTAACGCTTAAATTATGAGGTAGTCTTCTGCCTATGTTTAAGCCTAACCACAACGTAGAACCGGTCGAAGTTCTGACCCAGCCGGAGCAGCGCCGCCGGCGTTCTGTCGAGGAGAAGCTCGCGATAGTGCGCGAGACGTTCGAGCCCGGCGCGACAGTTTCCGGTGTTGCCCGTCGCCATCAGGTGAATGCCAACCAGGTCTTCGGCTGGCGCAAGCTCTATCAGGATGGAAGCCTGTCGGCCGTCAGTGCTGGCGAACAGGTGGTTCCGGCATCGGACCTGGCCGAAGCGATGAAGCAGATTCGCGAACTTCAGCGGCTGTTGGGCAAAAAAACGATGGAAGTGGAAATTCTCCGCGAAGCAGTGGAGTACGGTCGAGCAAAAAAGTTGATTGCGCGCTCACCATTGCTGCCGGGGGACGACCGTTGAAGACGGTCTGTGAAGTCCTGGGTGTGTCGCGCGCGAATCTCGCGGTCAAGTCGAAGCGTCCTGCTGAGTGGGTCGACCGGCGCAAGACGCCCGTTCTGGATGACATGCCGCTCGTCACCGAACTGCGAGAGCTGGTTGCCGACCTGCCCACGTACGGCTACCGGCGCGCATGGGCGCTGCTGAGGCGAAGCCGGGACGCGCTGGGCCAACCTCGCGTCAATGCAAAGCGGGTGTATCGCGTCATGCGTCGCCACGGCCTGCTGCTCGAACGCCGACCTCGTCATGTCCCATCGACGCGTCGGCACGATGGCAAGGTCGCGGTGGACAGAAGCAACGTGCGCTGGTGCTCGGACGGTTTCGAATTCCGCTGCGACGACGGTGCCCCTTTGCGCGTCGTCTTCGCACTGGACTGCTGCGACCGGGAAGCCATGAGCTGGGCTGCGACCACCGGCGGTTACACCGGTGACATGGTGCGCGACGTGATGCTTCAGGCGGTCGAAAACCGTTTCGCCGGTGCGTTGAAGGCTGACAGCGAAATCGAGTGGTTGAGCGACAACGGTTCCTGCTACATTGCCGACGAGACAATGACGTTCTCGCGTGAAATCGGCCTGAAGCCGGTCACGACACCCGTCAGAAGTCCGCAGAGCAACGGGATGGCCGAGAGCTTCGTCAAAACGATGAAGCGCGATTACGTTTCGTGGATGCCCAAGCCCGACGCCCGAACGGCGCTGCAGAACCTGGCCATTGCGTTCGACCACTACAACGAGTCGCATCCGCACAGCGCCTTGAAATACTGCTCGCCGCGCGAGTTTCGCCAGCAAGCAAATTCTCCAACCTAAGCGTGACCGCGTGTCCGGTCATGCAGGGGCAAGTCCACACTGTTACCAGTAGTCCAGAATATGTACAGATATTTGTGTTGACTGGGGGGGCGGATCGCCGTACTGATTGCTGGCGAGGAAAACGCGCGTTCACTGGCGTATTGCCTTTGAACCTGTTGCGTGACGTCAATCGTACTGTTCCATACGCCGTAGCCGGCATTGGTTATCGTGGAGTTCATAGCTGTCCTCGAAGAAGTTGCGTTTCATGTACGACAATTCCACAAGTTGAGAGGGAAGATAGCATGCATGACACGTCGGAGTGGAGTTTTCGACGTTGTCTAGCCCGCGCGTGTGAAGATGACGTAGAACGCTGTGTTGAGGATAGAAATCCCATATTGAGGGTAGTGCGTCTGGCAATTCGTAGACCTACTAGTTTTAGTAGGTATGGCTGAACTCGAACATCGAATTTATTGGTGCGTAGCTTACTTGACGTTGCCCATGGTACGTGACAAAGTTTGTACGTGGGTCGTGCTTGCTTTTTCGTCTTTCAGGGGGTATCTAAAATGCCTGCCAAGAAGCTACGTAAGTCGACGGTTAGTGCGTCCAACGTTATTGATGATCCAAAGCAAACTCTACAAACGTTCAATCTTTTGGACCTACAGCAGTACACATCTGAGGGCGCTTATTCAGAGAACGCCAGCAACGACGTTCATCTGTTTTATGTCGGTAGGGATGATGTTCACGACATCCTTAAGCATATCCTCTCGCGTGTGAGTGTGTCGCTATATCTGAATATGTTCGGCTACGATGACCCGGAGCTCAACGATATCCTGATGCAGTTGGCGGAAGACCAGTCAGTCACGATGCTAGTAACGCTTGACCGATCGCAAGCCAAAGGCGTGAAAGAGAAAGGCATTCTTAGCAAAGACTTGATCCAGAATGCGGCGGCGCTTAATACACACTTTGCGATTGGCGAGTCGCTCACCCATCAGATTAGCCATACCAAGGGATTCGTGGCCGACGGACGGGTTGCTCTCGAAGGGTCGACAAATTGGTCTACAACAGGGGAAGGGATCTTCATAACTCGTGCCGGCAGTAAACCTGTGGCAGGTGGCTTGGGCTATAAAGCTCAGAACAATACCGCCTGCGTAATCACCGATCCCGACTCGATCACACGCTTTCAGACTGAATTGATCAGGGAGCATATGGCTGCAACGAGCCAAGATAATTCAAAACCTGCCGATGCTCTAGGCGGAGCAGCATCCAAATCGCAAAATAAGAGATAGTGTCGAAAAGTGGCATAGCGGCGGTTACCGGCCAGAAGCGGGCATTGACATGCATAGTAAATGCAGACGTTCGACGGTCGTTTCGGGATAAACAACAGCCTTCATTGGCGTGACGTATGGCGCTTCGGGTGAATCAGCGATGGATGCCCTCTTTTAACGCGGTCGTATTGGCGCACGGAATTTCCTCGCTCGGCGCGTTGTTGTGCAACGAGCGAGGATAGGTGGTGTAGCCGGCTGCCGCTCCTCCGAAGAAGTACCTGGAATCGGGCGCAGCGAGCGCACGGCCGTTGCGCAGGCGCGCAGGTAAATCAGGGTTGGCAACAAACGGCCGACCAAAGCCAATCAGGTCGGCCCAACCATTGCGCAGCGCGGCTTCTGCGCGCTCCAGGGTGTATTTGCCCGCATAGATCAGCGTGCCATCGTAGATCAGCCGTAGCGCCTCTTTGAAGGCCGCGGGCATATCTGGGGCATCTTCCCAATCGGCTTCGGCGATGTGGAGATACGCCACGCCGATATCGTTGAGTATCTTTGCCGCTCCCAGGTAAGTAGCTTGTGGCGTGTCATCTACGGCACCTTGCAGCGTGGTCAGCGGTGCCAGCCGTACACCGATACGCTCCCTCCCAACCACCGCGACTACCGCTTCAGTGACCTCTTGCAGGAGACGCAGCCGGTTGGACAACGAACCACCATAAGCATCGGTGCGCGAATTGGCCTGAGAGTCGATGAACTGGTTGATGAGGTACCCGTTGGCACCATGAAGTTCCACACCATCGAAGCCGGCTTCCAGCGCGTTGCGTGCAGCAGCGGCAAAATCCTTCACCACCTCGGCGATTCCCGCTTCGGATAGGGCGCGCGGCGCTGAGTGCTGCACCATCTCTCCAACACCCGATTGCGGTCCCTTTCCTTCGGGGTCGATGAATACCTTGACGCCGTCAGCCACGAGCGGCGAGGATGACACCGGCGCAGCGCCACCAGGTTGCAGCGAAACGTGCGAAACGCGCCCGACATGCCAGAGTTGCGCGAATATCCGCCCGTCAGCGGCACGTACGGCGTTGGTCACGCCTCGCCAGCCTGCCACTTGCTCTGGTGTGTGGATGCCTGGCGTCCAGGCGTAGCCCTGGCCCTGCTGGCTGATCTGCGTGCCCTCGCTGACGATCAAGCCGGCCGACGCGCGCTGGGCGTAATACTCGGCCATCAGCGTAGTGGCCACATTGCCCGCTCCCGCACGCGAGCGGGTCATTGGTGGCATAACGATACGGTTGGGCAGTTCCAGGTTTCCCAGGCGATATGGTGTGAACAGCATGGTTCAACGCTCCCGTGAGGTCTTGGGTGAGGTCTCGTCGTGCGAGGTATCGATTCCCGGCAGCAATGCTTCGAGATCGACGGCTTCGGCCATCGCGCGATTGCCTTCATCACCGGGGTGCAAATGGTCGCCAGAGTCGTAGCGCGCAGCGATCCGGGTTGGATGGGTGGGGTCACACAAGGCCGCATCGAAGTCAACGACCGCATCGAATACGCCGCTGTGGCGAATCCAGTCGTTCACCTCCTGGCGCAGGATGTCCTTTGCGGGCTGGTAGTAGTTGTCCAGCGGCGTACCGGGCAACGCGCCCTCGAACGGCGTCAGCGTGGCGCCGATCACGCGCACACCCCTCGCATGGGCTTGTTCGACAAGTTGACGATAGCCTGCCGTCAGGGCGTCCAGCGAGGGGCGCTGCGCATCCCGCGCGAACGCAGTACCAGGCCAGGAAATGTCGTTGATGCCCACCATAACGATCACGCTGCGCACGCCCGGCTGCGCCAGCACGTCTTGATCCAGCCGCGCCAGCACGTTGACTCCCATGCCATCGGACAGCAGGCGCGCGCCGGAGATGCCAGCATTGACGACTGCAACACCGTGCGGGGCCAGTCGGGCAGCCAGGAAGTCCGGCCAGCGGCTGTCTTTGTCGAGGCTGGCTGCCGCGCCATCGGTGATGGAGTCACCGATCACC
Proteins encoded in this region:
- a CDS encoding DUF1501 domain-containing protein; the protein is MKRRDFLALASLAGAAGVSLSMPHAFAATAAGAASAARGAFAGASGAASYSNLLVLVELKGGNDGLNTVIPYADPLYRSLRPTIGVKREQVVQLDERGALHPALAPLVPIWRDGRLAIVEGVGYPQPNLSHFRSIEIWDTASRADQYLREGWLTRAFAQARVPPGFAADGVVLGSAEMGPLANGARAIALVNPAQFIREARLVQPVSLREQNPALAHVIDVENDIVKAADRLRPHAGTPALATAFPSGPFGTSVKTAMQVLAACDTPQRTPMPGQGIAVLRLTLSGFDTHQNQPGQQAGLLKQLAEGLVAMRSALTELGRWNDTLVMTYAEFGRRARENQSNGTDHGTAAPHFVMGGRVRGGLYGAPPALARLDGNGNLPVAVDFRQLYATVLGPWWGLDATSVLQQRFEPLPLLRA
- the hpnD gene encoding presqualene diphosphate synthase HpnD, which translates into the protein MNFDEYCQQKAAPPGSSIYYALRQAPLARQPLVAALFALRRELEQTVKEVSDPTIGHTKLAWWQKELAALAAGNPSHPVSQALAAHHPDIAREADALQTLVAGYGMDLEQARYLDFANLRRYVDHTGGTFAELVARASASRPAADGARWAQPLGHALTLAQFVQDLGQDARQGRIYIPIDELQRYGVTAADLLNRRYSSAYTELMRFQASRARDALNTSLSGIPADERRAQRTLRALGALALAVLDEIERDGFQVLHQRLALTPIRKLWIAWRAARRR
- a CDS encoding immunity 52 family protein; the encoded protein is MKITSRFRDPLHDAADLPVVFEQLGAIAKAIHARAPALSTWYLTGDTKEEAHLYPAFENWKPTTPALAVLRTEFSDAPHQPQIISLWDGGDDESTGATLTFLVAAKERPKKIEADFNDESVFSADQAIDVVRDITQLTSPAYVTVEPFGYVDKQVFDDKPGVGWMLYLPKIITQQQVPEARALIPVPAKGKQTGTIIVSVTDAPFSVDNPEHIAIANRIEIRLVDQDLLPAYVDI
- a CDS encoding restriction endonuclease fold toxin 5 domain-containing protein, producing MVVPIVEAAAVELGPILARVGVALLGGATAAGTASLSGDTPKEDSKATPDVRALPRTGESCKKCPPEQTGTPVRRRYRMNREPREYQGRITGRPYSVEEGWSEEWNWYNVDFDGFRSDECLLQEAKGDYDQFFSRSTKKPFRWFKGFSKITREIEVRAMVIHANPPTKLKYYFQTPLTMSYFRTTLAENGIPFVVTG
- a CDS encoding DUF4123 domain-containing protein — protein: MTPPTIEAHFEMRRQQITLPARLFAVVDALLFAEASDAPPLRRANYSIALFDGTPDASLADHGPWLIDYALAPGSIRRVLAELAAGPVGMSWLISAYPFERLAAELREHLDVRLPNGHTALLRFYDARIMPDIARVMSAPQRTQFFVATYDWLVEIDGRLTGVHPHA
- a CDS encoding PAAR domain-containing protein, which encodes MVKRAIICVGDTTTHGGKVLEGSPTFTLNGRNVAGVGHKVLCPRCKGVFPILPDLLGRRYPHTIGDRDTAVEGMRTACGAELIASQGTGTIDDVGSGERGDGGSPGGSVAAATAAVAPSPTLCLECLKAAAKNAATMVARG
- a CDS encoding IS3 family transposase (programmed frameshift) — translated: MFKPNHNVEPVEVLTQPEQRRRRSVEEKLAIVRETFEPGATVSGVARRHQVNANQVFGWRKLYQDGSLSAVSAGEQVVPASDLAEAMKQIRELQRLLGKKTMEVEILREAVEYGRAKKFDCALTIAAGGRPLKTVCEVLGVSRANLAVKSKRPAEWVDRRKTPVLDDMPLVTELRELVADLPTYGYRRAWALLRRSRDALGQPRVNAKRVYRVMRRHGLLLERRPRHVPSTRRHDGKVAVDRSNVRWCSDGFEFRCDDGAPLRVVFALDCCDREAMSWAATTGGYTGDMVRDVMLQAVENRFAGALKADSEIEWLSDNGSCYIADETMTFSREIGLKPVTTPVRSPQSNGMAESFVKTMKRDYVSWMPKPDARTALQNLAIAFDHYNESHPHSALKYCSPREFRQQANSPT
- a CDS encoding alkene reductase, whose translation is MLFTPYRLGNLELPNRIVMPPMTRSRAGAGNVATTLMAEYYAQRASAGLIVSEGTQISQQGQGYAWTPGIHTPEQVAGWRGVTNAVRAADGRIFAQLWHVGRVSHVSLQPGGAAPVSSSPLVADGVKVFIDPEGKGPQSGVGEMVQHSAPRALSEAGIAEVVKDFAAAARNALEAGFDGVELHGANGYLINQFIDSQANSRTDAYGGSLSNRLRLLQEVTEAVVAVVGRERIGVRLAPLTTLQGAVDDTPQATYLGAAKILNDIGVAYLHIAEADWEDAPDMPAAFKEALRLIYDGTLIYAGKYTLERAEAALRNGWADLIGFGRPFVANPDLPARLRNGRALAAPDSRYFFGGAAAGYTTYPRSLHNNAPSEEIPCANTTALKEGIHR
- a CDS encoding SGNH/GDSL hydrolase family protein translates to MANEFTDMTEPRKPLPVSAALPLALAAGIVTTVAPAMAASPAWVATWQASPQPVWGSDFLFPTNVPPVLHEQTVRQVARVSLGGQRLRIVLSNTYGHQPLTVGRATVARPRQDGEVVAGSLRTVTFGGREVASVPPGASWVSDPVALPVSARAQVAVSIYLPKVTPMSTFHWDGRQTGWIVPGDQSSALTLTKADGAIESTTARPLLTGIQVESEQAAQAVVVIGDSITDGAAASLDKDSRWPDFLAARLAPHGVAVVNAGISGARLLSDGMGVNVLARLDQDVLAQPGVRSVIVMVGINDISWPGTAFARDAQRPSLDALTAGYRQLVEQAHARGVRVIGATLTPFEGALPGTPLDNYYQPAKDILRQEVNDWIRHSGVFDAVVDFDAALCDPTHPTRIAARYDSGDHLHPGDEGNRAMAEAVDLEALLPGIDTSHDETSPKTSRER